Proteins encoded by one window of uncultured Bacteroides sp.:
- the galK gene encoding galactokinase has translation MDIEYVRSRFAKHFDGAVGSVYASPGRINLIGEHTDYNGGFVFPGAIDKGMMAEIKINGTDKVRAYSIDLKDYTEFGLNEEDAPHASWARYIFGVCREIIKRGGKIQGFDTVFAGDVPLGAGMSSSAALESTYAFALNEMFNCGIDKFELAKIGQATEHNYCGVNCGIMDQFASVFGKAGSLIRLDCRSLEYKYYPFNPTGYKVVLLDSVVKHELASSAYNKRRQSCETVVAAIKKNHPSVEFLRDCTMEMLQAVKADVTEEDYMRAEYVIEEIQRVLDVCDALEKGDYETVGEKMYGTHHGMSKLYEVSCEELDFLNDCAKKNGVTGSRVMGGGFGGCTINLVKEELYDAFIADAKESFKAKFGRSPKVYDVVISDGSRKLA, from the coding sequence ATGGATATTGAATATGTAAGAAGTCGCTTTGCAAAGCACTTTGACGGAGCAGTAGGCTCTGTATATGCGTCTCCAGGACGTATCAATCTTATCGGAGAACACACAGACTACAATGGTGGATTTGTATTTCCAGGAGCTATCGACAAAGGAATGATGGCCGAAATCAAGATTAATGGTACAGATAAAGTCAGAGCTTATTCTATTGATTTAAAAGATTATACCGAATTTGGATTGAACGAAGAAGATGCTCCACACGCAAGCTGGGCAAGATATATTTTCGGAGTATGCCGTGAAATCATCAAAAGAGGTGGCAAGATTCAAGGATTCGATACTGTTTTTGCAGGTGATGTGCCTCTGGGTGCAGGAATGTCTTCATCAGCAGCATTGGAAAGCACTTACGCTTTTGCATTGAACGAAATGTTCAACTGCGGTATCGATAAGTTTGAACTGGCAAAGATTGGTCAGGCTACAGAACATAACTACTGTGGTGTTAATTGTGGTATTATGGACCAGTTTGCTTCAGTATTTGGTAAAGCAGGTAGCTTAATCCGTTTAGACTGCCGTTCTTTGGAATACAAATACTATCCATTCAACCCAACAGGATACAAAGTCGTATTATTAGACTCAGTTGTTAAGCATGAACTTGCTTCATCTGCATATAACAAACGCCGTCAGTCCTGCGAAACAGTTGTGGCTGCTATCAAAAAGAACCACCCATCAGTTGAATTCCTTCGCGATTGCACTATGGAAATGCTTCAGGCAGTGAAAGCTGACGTAACTGAAGAAGACTACATGCGTGCTGAATATGTTATTGAAGAAATACAACGTGTACTTGATGTTTGCGACGCTTTGGAAAAAGGAGATTATGAAACTGTAGGTGAAAAGATGTATGGCACACACCACGGTATGAGTAAGCTTTACGAAGTAAGCTGTGAAGAACTAGATTTCTTGAATGACTGCGCTAAGAAAAACGGTGTGACTGGCTCACGCGTTATGGGTGGCGGATTTGGTGGATGTACCATCAATTTAGTAAAAGAAGAACTTTATGACGCATTTATTGCTGATGCAAAAGAATCTTTCAAAGCTAAATTTGGCAGAAGTCCTAAAGTATATGATGTGGTTATCAGTGACGGTTCCCGCAAATTAGCTTAA
- a CDS encoding aldose epimerase family protein produces MKKFWLTLSIAAAILTSCANKSQQGATLSGLKAENFKSEVKGKQTNLYILKNKAGMEVCITNFGGRIVSIMVPDKKGKMQDVVLGFDSITNYIHTPSDFGASIGRYANRINQGKFVLDKDTIQLPKNNFGHCLHGGPEGWQYQVYDAKQLNDSCIELTRISPDKDSNFPGKVVAKVTYKLTSDNAIDISYEATTDKKTIINMTNHSYFNLSGDPKNIITDNTLYVNADKFTPVDSTFMTTGEILPVKNTPMDFTTPKIVSKDIDKYDYVQLKNGNGYDHNWVLNTAGDMTKLAAKLSSPISGITLEVYTNEPGIQVYTGNFLDGKVKGKRGIVYNKRVGICLETQHYPDSPNKKDWPSVILEPGQTYKSHCIFKFSVEK; encoded by the coding sequence ATGAAGAAATTTTGGTTAACACTAAGCATTGCCGCAGCTATACTGACATCCTGCGCCAATAAATCTCAGCAAGGAGCTACACTTTCTGGACTAAAAGCAGAAAACTTCAAGTCAGAAGTAAAAGGGAAACAGACAAATCTGTACATCCTCAAGAACAAAGCCGGAATGGAAGTATGCATTACAAACTTCGGCGGAAGAATTGTTTCTATTATGGTACCTGATAAAAAAGGTAAAATGCAGGATGTTGTACTTGGTTTTGACAGCATTACAAATTATATCCATACCCCAAGTGACTTTGGAGCATCTATAGGAAGATACGCAAATCGTATTAATCAAGGTAAATTTGTACTTGATAAAGATACAATCCAATTACCTAAAAATAACTTCGGACACTGTCTGCACGGAGGACCGGAAGGATGGCAATATCAGGTGTATGATGCTAAGCAACTTAATGACAGTTGCATTGAGCTTACCCGCATTTCTCCAGACAAAGATTCTAATTTCCCTGGAAAAGTTGTAGCTAAAGTTACCTACAAGCTTACTTCAGACAATGCTATAGATATTAGCTATGAAGCTACAACTGATAAGAAAACAATTATAAATATGACTAACCACTCATATTTCAACTTATCAGGAGATCCAAAAAATATTATCACAGATAATACACTTTACGTTAATGCGGATAAATTCACTCCAGTAGACAGTACCTTTATGACTACCGGTGAAATTCTTCCGGTTAAAAACACTCCAATGGATTTCACAACTCCAAAAATTGTAAGTAAAGATATTGATAAGTACGATTATGTACAACTAAAGAACGGAAATGGTTATGATCATAACTGGGTATTGAATACTGCAGGAGATATGACTAAGTTAGCAGCCAAGCTTTCCTCTCCTATCAGTGGTATCACTCTGGAAGTATATACAAACGAACCGGGAATACAGGTTTACACAGGAAACTTCCTTGACGGAAAAGTAAAAGGTAAACGCGGTATTGTATATAACAAACGTGTTGGTATCTGCCTTGAAACGCAACATTACCCTGACAGCCCTAATAAAAAAGACTGGCCATCTGTTATCCTTGAACCAGGACAAACATATAAGAGCCACTGTATTTTTAAATTCT